One Gemmatimonadota bacterium DNA window includes the following coding sequences:
- a CDS encoding 1-acyl-sn-glycerol-3-phosphate acyltransferase, which yields MRGPSVVLDIRQMTLVFSGDWVIIRFKAGRRPRSFESHESGDRVTAAYSILQIISVLVFTLLFGLSAMLLSPFNPSGRLVHWFARWWARTLLWVGRVPVRLEGLDNIPGEQPCVLVSNHASAADIPILFGSLPIQFRIIAKDSLFHIPVLGWCMRLAGYISINRTNPKKAMRSLKKAARQIREGFPAVVFPEGTRTRTGELQPFKAGAFLLAIESGVPVVPVGISGSFDILVRGSLRIRPDAQVAVRIGRPIATEGYTTKDRRGLAEQAREAVEECLRREGR from the coding sequence ATGCGCGGCCCTTCGGTTGTCCTGGACATCAGACAAATGACACTGGTTTTTTCTGGCGATTGGGTTATAATCCGGTTTAAAGCCGGAAGGCGCCCCCGTTCATTCGAATCTCACGAGTCCGGTGACCGCGTGACCGCAGCCTATTCCATCCTGCAGATCATCAGCGTGCTGGTCTTCACCCTGTTGTTCGGGCTGTCGGCCATGTTGCTGTCCCCATTCAATCCATCGGGACGTCTGGTCCACTGGTTCGCCCGCTGGTGGGCGCGAACTCTGTTGTGGGTGGGCCGCGTGCCGGTCCGCCTCGAAGGGCTGGACAATATCCCAGGAGAGCAGCCGTGCGTGCTGGTCTCCAATCATGCGAGCGCGGCGGACATACCCATCCTGTTCGGTTCGCTGCCCATCCAGTTCAGGATCATCGCCAAGGATTCCCTATTCCACATACCAGTCCTGGGATGGTGCATGCGGCTGGCCGGCTACATCAGCATCAACCGCACCAATCCGAAGAAAGCCATGCGGAGTCTCAAGAAGGCGGCACGGCAGATCAGGGAAGGATTTCCAGCGGTGGTCTTCCCGGAAGGCACGAGAACGCGGACCGGCGAACTGCAGCCCTTCAAGGCCGGCGCTTTCCTGCTGGCCATAGAATCCGGCGTGCCCGTTGTGCCCGTGGGGATTTCCGGCAGCTTCGACATCCTCGTCCGCGGCAGTTTGAGAATCCGGCCGGACGCGCAGGTCGCCGTGCGCATCGGCAGGCCCATCGCGACCGAAGGCTATACGACGAAGGACCGGCGCGGGTTGGCCGAGCAGGCGAGGGAGGCCGTCGAAGAATGCCTGCGACGGGAAGGCCGGTAG
- a CDS encoding DUF2851 family protein, with product MKEQAETGSMLQIADSDIAEALIWHLWQKGLSRTGRAGRTERARRAGRLRLTDGRTLRVHHPGTLNPDSGPDFLQAVLSFGPGKRLRGDVEIHIKPADWRRHGHTSDPLYNNVMLHVVLWHDEKLPAVRKQNGQYVPTLVLSEHLRHGLDRIQKQYRLKTEDPAPASYPCQNLMKLLSVERVHAMLDRKGSDRFRKKAEEMSGRMKQVSAEQTLYEYAMRAAGYTKNTDACQSLARRLPLATIRALIGTGGGHRIIDLQALLFGAAGLLPSQRLSYGGEIPDDPYVREIETLWEAFRPSIPARPMQEHDWLFFRLRPFNFPTVRLAAMSYFIASGLRDGLDTLIAGPMTAGADRGSVALLRQTARKLEEMIRPLPGDYWLKHMVFGETSRTARKALIGRDRQRGMMVDVVLPFIYALADRDSQSDRMNLVREMYAGYGRQANNSVIQAMSNLLFIDTPEKKASIDRAVLQQGLLQIDLETCRNKDCGQCVMSGSTHFTRS from the coding sequence ATGAAAGAACAAGCTGAAACAGGTAGTATGCTTCAAATCGCCGATTCGGATATCGCAGAAGCGCTCATCTGGCATCTGTGGCAGAAGGGACTGTCGCGGACGGGGCGGGCCGGTCGGACCGAGCGGGCCAGGCGGGCCGGAAGGCTCCGGCTCACCGACGGCCGGACACTCAGGGTCCATCATCCCGGCACCTTGAATCCCGACAGCGGCCCCGACTTCCTCCAGGCGGTCCTGTCCTTCGGACCCGGGAAGCGCCTCAGGGGAGACGTGGAAATCCATATCAAACCCGCCGACTGGCGGCGGCACGGCCATACGAGCGACCCGCTTTACAACAATGTCATGCTGCACGTCGTCCTGTGGCACGACGAGAAGCTTCCGGCCGTCAGGAAACAGAACGGGCAGTACGTCCCCACGCTGGTGTTATCCGAGCACCTCAGGCACGGCCTGGATCGGATACAAAAACAATACCGGTTAAAAACGGAGGACCCGGCCCCTGCCAGCTACCCCTGCCAGAACCTGATGAAACTGCTGTCGGTCGAGCGCGTTCACGCGATGCTGGATCGGAAGGGATCCGATCGGTTTCGGAAGAAGGCGGAGGAAATGTCCGGGAGGATGAAACAGGTTTCTGCGGAACAGACGCTCTATGAGTACGCCATGCGAGCCGCGGGTTACACGAAGAATACCGATGCCTGCCAGTCGCTTGCCCGACGCCTGCCCCTGGCGACGATCCGCGCCCTGATCGGCACAGGAGGCGGCCATCGCATCATCGATCTGCAGGCCTTGCTTTTCGGGGCAGCCGGGCTGCTGCCCTCACAGCGGCTCTCATACGGCGGCGAAATCCCGGACGACCCCTACGTCAGGGAAATAGAAACGCTCTGGGAAGCCTTCCGCCCGTCCATTCCCGCCCGTCCCATGCAGGAACATGACTGGTTGTTTTTCCGGCTGAGACCCTTTAACTTCCCCACGGTCCGGCTTGCCGCCATGAGTTATTTTATCGCGTCGGGCCTGCGGGATGGCCTGGACACGCTGATCGCCGGCCCGATGACCGCCGGAGCCGACCGGGGATCCGTCGCCTTGCTGAGGCAGACCGCGCGGAAGCTCGAGGAAATGATCCGGCCGCTGCCCGGCGACTACTGGCTGAAACACATGGTGTTCGGGGAGACCTCGCGAACGGCGCGTAAAGCGCTGATCGGCCGCGACCGCCAGCGGGGCATGATGGTCGACGTGGTTCTTCCATTCATCTATGCCCTGGCCGACCGGGACAGCCAGTCGGACCGGATGAACCTCGTCCGGGAAATGTACGCCGGATACGGCCGGCAGGCTAACAACAGCGTGATTCAGGCCATGTCGAACCTGCTTTTCATCGATACGCCTGAAAAAAAAGCCTCCATAGACCGGGCCGTCCTCCAGCAGGGCCTGTTGCAGATCGATCTCGAGACCTGCCGCAACAAGGACTGCGGCCAATGCGTGATGAGCGGATCGACGCACTTCACACGGAGTTGA
- a CDS encoding HAD family hydrolase has protein sequence MPATGRPVGMARPAGSVFNAGNAVLFDLDDTLADRDRARDRFFSFLLDTYFPDLKPEGTRWSERMDMLRGLDRGGRGSKAAIHDYLFGERPVMPATSFVELMRSRLATYTSWADGAESLLRCLQTRKHPMAVVTNGSKSQRDKIEVLEASRYFKAVLISGEVGIAKPDPRIFQQALSRLNAAPGQSVFVGDSMEHDIAGARNAGMMTVYIRKGEAEDPDDALCDLVVSDLRELSDLVIGLDACK, from the coding sequence ATGCCTGCGACGGGAAGGCCGGTAGGGATGGCGCGCCCGGCGGGTTCGGTTTTCAATGCAGGCAACGCGGTCCTGTTCGATCTCGATGACACCCTGGCCGACCGCGACCGGGCGCGCGACCGGTTCTTTTCGTTTCTGCTGGACACGTACTTCCCGGACCTGAAGCCGGAAGGAACCCGCTGGTCCGAGCGCATGGACATGCTGCGTGGCCTCGATCGGGGAGGCCGGGGCAGCAAGGCCGCGATCCACGACTATCTTTTCGGTGAGCGTCCTGTCATGCCGGCTACGTCCTTTGTCGAGCTGATGCGCAGCAGGCTCGCAACATACACCAGCTGGGCAGATGGAGCCGAGTCGCTGTTGAGATGCCTTCAGACCAGAAAGCACCCCATGGCCGTGGTCACCAATGGTTCTAAATCCCAGCGAGACAAAATCGAAGTCCTGGAAGCGTCGAGGTATTTCAAAGCGGTGCTCATTTCCGGGGAAGTGGGCATCGCCAAACCGGATCCCCGCATATTTCAGCAAGCGCTGTCCCGGTTGAACGCCGCGCCCGGCCAGTCCGTTTTCGTGGGGGACAGCATGGAGCACGATATAGCCGGCGCCAGGAACGCCGGGATGATGACGGTCTACATCAGGAAGGGAGAGGCGGAAGATCCCGATGACGCCTTGTGTGACCTGGTCGTTTCCGATCTCAGGGAACTGTCGGACCTGGTCATCGGTCTTGACGCCTGTAAATAA